CCGAACTGCACGCCCTGCTGCACCACGACCTCAAGCTCGACGCCGATCAGGAAGCCAGGATCGAGCAGCTCGAGCGTGAATTCGCCAACAAGCGCCAATCGCTGGAATCCGAGCTGCGCGCCGACAACGCGCGGCTCGCCGCCGCCATCGAGGCCGAGCACGGGAACGGACCCAAGGTGGCCGCTGCCGTCGACGCGTCGCACCGCGCCATGGGCGAGCTGCAGAAGGCGACGCTAACGCACGTGTTCGCCATGCGCGAGGTGCTGCACCCCGAGCAGAGGGCGGCGTTCGACCGCGCGGTCACGAAGTCGCTGACCACCGGCGCCCGGTGAGGGCGGACCTGGCGGCACTCGCCGACGGCGACCTC
The nucleotide sequence above comes from Roseomonas aeriglobus. Encoded proteins:
- a CDS encoding periplasmic heavy metal sensor, with translation MTRGRWTALVAIVAFLAAIGGVFVGRVIIPARHAQTSELHALLHHDLKLDADQEARIEQLEREFANKRQSLESELRADNARLAAAIEAEHGNGPKVAAAVDASHRAMGELQKATLTHVFAMREVLHPEQRAAFDRAVTKSLTTGAR